The Zingiber officinale cultivar Zhangliang chromosome 2A, Zo_v1.1, whole genome shotgun sequence genomic sequence CTATAAACCCTTCTAAAAAGATGAAAGAGTTTTTCCAGCCGTACCTGAGTTATATCAGTGTAACTGTGGATTCACCCCATTTGAAAAGGGAACGAAGGCGGCTTGTTCAGAAGTTCAGCGGAAGAGGGTTAGTCTGAGAGGAGTTCGAAGGAGAGGTTCAAGGAGAGGGGTTCGTTAGAGATGTTCAGCGAGAGAGGTTTACCCAGAAAGGAGTTTTGAGGAGAGGGGTTCGTGCAAAGGGGTGGAAGGCAAAAACGTGTGAGGAGTGGAGAAGATTGTGTGAGGAGATCGGGAAGAGGAGATTGTGTGAGGAGAGGGAACGTGAAGAGATCGCGGGATGAGGAGAGGAGAAAGACACAGTTGCCTAGGGTTCCCGAATACTAAGGGGAGGGAAAACACGTGCCAAAATATATTTCGGAGAGGGGAAGACATTAAACCAGGGCAATGGAACAAAAGAATTAGGTTTACAACGGTTTACAAAATTGTAGTCGTATCCTCTAAAAAATGCGCTTAAAAACAACGGTTatagaaaaccgttgtaaaatgcgTTGTTGATTAGAAAACAATTCgctcaacgacaacggtttttacaaaaaccgttgtcttttgtttttctttagatctaaaagacaacggttttgtcaaaaaccgttgtcttttgtcaaattaacaacagttccctcaaaaaccgttgtctttatagtgttgtcttttaacaaatTTGTTGTAGTGCTATCAGTCTCTCTATTGCTCGGTTGTGATTTATTGATGctcggtcagtatttttctcgATCATGCTCACGGCTCTGCTCATCCATCATTCTCTCGATTGCCTGGTCGTGATTCATTGATGCTCGGCCTGTATTTTTCTCAGTCACGCTCACAACTCTGCTCATCCATCATTTTCTCTATTGTCCGGTCGCGATTTATTGTCGCTCGGTTGACACTCGCTCGGTCACGTTCATGGCTTTGCTCGTCCAACATTTTCTTTATTTACCCGGTCGCGATTTACGGTCGCTCGCATAACATTTTCTTTGTCGTGCGTTTGATATCGCTCGCCCATCGACTTACGACTCGCTCAGCAATTTTCAATTGCCAGGTCAACATACTTTGATCCAGCTGGTCGGCATTCTTCGATGTCCCAATCACGATTTACTGTCGCTCGATCTTTATTTTTCTTGGTTGTGTGCTCGACATATATTCGACACTATTTTTCGTTGCTCGCTCAATATTATTTGAGTCACTTGCTCGGCATCGCCACAGCTACTCGTTCAATGTGATAAGACAAGCCTAGTGATCTGATTTCGCGTTCGGTAATGATTCTGTTTTGGaattggtctagtcagtcggacttgcgcctccttcgactagatttgagtgGGAGGCTTATGATACGGATATGGGTATAGGGCAGTGAAAGAATTAAAGGGAGAAGGAGGGGCAATTTGGTCTTTTCATTTGTGGAGAGTTTTGAGGGTTTAAGGTGCCACTGTTCATCAAGCTAAAGGGGGGATTCGTGGTTTGGGGGAGGGCGCCACCAGGGAGTGGACACTCCTCGACCAACATCGACGGGAGCCGCCGGCCGCTCccctcctctcctcctctactCTCCCTCACCTCCGGCCGCACCTCCTCTTCTGCCTCCTCACACCCTTCGCCGGAGCCAATGCCGCcaactcctcctccttctttcccGTCACCGGCGCTCCTCTCCTCCTTCGCCTCGCGACGCGGCCACCGAGCGGTTCGCCGCCATCTACTTTCCCCTCATCCTCCTCGTGACACTGCCGCTGCACGAACTCACACGACGATGccgcatcttcttcttctctcttctcccgATGGCGGCGCTACCGCCTTCACGTCTTCTAGTGGGTAGCCCCAGCGAGCAGCTCATTCGCCGGCAGTCCCTTCTCCCTCTCCGTGTCGGCAACATCGACGCCACCTCTCCCCCTCTCTTCCCCGTGAGATGCTGCTATCTCCAGCGCCATTGCTTTCGCCGGCCAGCTACAGGCAACATTCCGGCCACTGCCACCAGCCGCTCGCAATCCTCACTGCCAATCAGGTCATTGCTACGCACGTCGTCTCTTGCTCCCTTGTCGCTCCGGTATTCGCAGCCGCTTCCAGCGGACGCCAGCAGGCCTTTCCCCTGTTGAGCCAGCCTTGCTATCGACCTCTATCAATGATCGGGTGTGAAACCTTTGTTACCGGTATGGACCCATCAAAGTCGTACGCTTTCAGCGTCGGTTGGGCCTTTTAACTTCCATGGTTGTGCGCTACCTTAGTGCTTCGAGTCCTTATTGCGGATCGGGTCTTCGAGCCCTCATTGTTAGTGTGTGTTATTTTGATGTGTCATGTCCAGACTGCGTGTCGTTACTACTATTTGACCTGCGTGATGTTTTATGTTCTAGCCTTCGTGTCGTTTTGTATCCCGACCTGCGTGTCGATTTcgtttcccggcctgcgtgccgatctcgggTCTCGGCCTACGTACCGTTTTGTATCCCGGCCTATGTGCCGATCTTGTTTCTCCGTCTGTGTGTTGATtttgtgtcccggcctgcgtgtcgttagtACCTCCCGGCCTGCATGCCGGTGTTTTATCCCGACCTGTAGCTCGTCTTCTGGTTTCGGGCCGCATCCGGCTCCGCGttgtcagatccagctctccagcctgatcagagtcatctactcttccgggtcacgacaactcgacCAGGGTCCCATCCGAGGGGCCCCCCTGGGTCAGGGTACATTCTCCGTATTCACCCCTCATTTACTTCATTATTATATTAGTAGCatgttactcatatattcgttagATCTGTCTCGAgactcggggtaccagggaccggggggaCCCGATCGCTGGCTGcagggtagcgttgaccagagaacTTCTGAAGACTCGGTCAACACAGAAGTTATCTCAACACATCTCTTCCGAGACATCACGACTCGAATAACATTTTTATCATCTCATCCGATGATTCATCCGACTCAGATTCTAAACAGTATCAGTAGTTATTAACGCTCTTCTTCTCTTTCTAATTGAGCAAAATTCAGAACAATATTACATCTATCGCATTGTTAGTCATATCAATAGTCATTGctcttaattataaaaaaaaaagaaaatttcttttttatctgTTTGCTTTTCTACGTTCtgacaaaaaaaaatctaataaagaaAGTCTTCGATCGCTCGATAATAGCGACTGCATGTGAATCGGTAGTTCGGATCTATTCAACTAACTTGGATAATTAAATAGTCGGTCAAGGAGACATGTCCGTTTTTCGAGATCGTCAACGAAGATGATGATAGCTCTAACATATGGTTGAAGATGGGGAAAAACAAGTTTATAATGGAAACTTATTCTTGGATATCGGAGAGAGTGAGGGTGAAGAAATCGTTTtctttcattatttatttatcttttatatatatatatatatatatatatatatatatatatatatacatatatatatatatacagggaCGGATCCAGAGATAAATTTTAACGAGggctaataaaatattttttttaaacataataaatatatttaataacaaAAAGTTCAATTTGACATCATAAAAagataaaatactaaattaataaattacaatTAGACTATTATTTATTGAAGTATTGGTTAACACTTGGTGACATATTAGGTGGTCGTTGGATAAGAAAGAGGAGGCAACTGCATCCTGCGGCTTTTCATGTTTTGAAAACGCTGCAATATTTGCTCATTTTCAATTGTTGAAAAGATATCTTTCTCGATGTATACGACTAGACTGTCATTCATCCACTCGTCTCCCATTCTGTTACGTAAATCAGTCTTTATCATCTTCATTGCAGAAAATACTCTTTCAACAGAAGCAGTCGCAACTGGTAAAACTAATGTCATCTCAATCAGACGATAAACCAATGGATAAGCTTGATTTTTTAGAGTTTCAACAATTTTCTGAGCAAAACTTCCTAAATCttcaattccagaaaaatttggATCCTGTCGTATATTATGAATGAAATTCTGAAGTTGTTGTTCAATAACTATACAATCATTTGTTGAGAAGTCCTCAGGATATAAATCACAAAGTCGAACGAGTTTCTGAACATTGAATTCAGAAAAAGAATTCCTTGGATGAAGACATGCTATACAACTAAGCAATTCTGTGCTAACTTCTGAAAAACGAGTATTCATCTCTTGTATAACTAAATCAACAACCTGacattgtaatttgcaagaataataattaataagtaaaaaaaatcttattgatgaatataattataataaattttctttttttttagaaataatacctgaTAGAAAATCTCCACACGATAATAATGCAAATTGGTGATGACTTGCTTTCGACGTCTACTACGACCACTAATCAAACAATTGTCTTTCATCTCCGACACTGGGATATCATTAAACTCACAAAATGTGTTGACTTTATCTATAATTATATGCCATCCTTCTTCCCTAAATATTTGAAATTGACCTTTCACACTTTCAATCAAACTTATGGCTTGGACAATATTTTGATCCTTTTGTTGTAACACAAGTGACAACTCATGTGTCATTCCCAATATCATCTTCATCAAGTGCAACATGAAAACAAACTCATAATTCTCCATTTTCTGAATCAAACTTTTGGCAACTCCTCTACTATCAAAAGAACTAGAATCATCACAAATATTCTCCAACACTTGTATCACTGAAGGCCACATAGATAATAGACGACCCAATGTCAAGTAGTGTGATCCCCAACGAGTGTCTCCTGGCCTTACTAAATTAATTTCTTGATTTTTGCCACTGCCCGTACTAATGTCTCCACCCTCCAACATTGCAACAATCCTATCATGTTCAATTTGCCTAAGTTGATCTCTCCTTTTACATGATGCTCCCGTTGTATTGACAATCATAGTGACATAGTTAAAAAAACCACTCGCATTGAGATTACTCTTGGCAACAGCAACAATAACTAATTGTAATTTATGAGAAAAACAATGAATATACCTTGCATATGGATTTTCTTGCAAAATGAGATATTTCAACCCATTGAATTCACCCCGCATATTTGAAGctccatcatatccttgacctcTCAGTCTAGATAATGATAATCCATGTTTCACAAATAAAGCATCGATAGCATCCTTCAAAGAACGAGAGCTAGTGTCAGATACATGTACAATTGCAAGGAATCGTTCAATCACCTGTCCTCTTTTGTTCACATATCTCAAAACAACTCCCATTTGCTCCTTCACTGAAATGTCTCGAGATTCATCAACCATTAAGGAGAAAACATTGTTTCCAATATCTTTGATTATGGAAAGTGTGATCTCAGAAGCACAAGCATGCGTAAGGTCTTTTTGAATTGTTGGAGaaatcatttgattatttccGGGAGCATTTTGATTAACAACCTTTGAAACTTCCTCATTTCGTTGACTGTACCATTGAAGCAATTCAAGAAAGTTTCCTCTATTTAAAGAATTACTTGACTCATCATGTCCACGGAAAGACAGTCCCTGCTTCAAAAGAAATCGTGTAACATCCAACATTGCTGTTAAACGGGTGCGATAAGAAACCTCTATATCTCGCCCATGTGCTCGTAATATATTTGAAACACTATGTCTTTGATCTTGAAAAGATTCAAACTGTACTCTAGCATGATTGTGACAACTATCTACAGCACCATTATGcaaattaaatctttctaaaGCATTTTTCCAATTAATGAATCCCGTTTTTACAAAGGCATCCTCTTTATATCGACCTCCTTTATTTGATGGTTTAAAAAGATAACACCATAAGCAAAACGCCGcatcttttgatatgctatatTCTAGCCATGTATATATTTTATACCAACTATCTTGGAAACTCCTTTCTTGATTACCAAAAGTTCTTTTTGGATACATATGCCCAATTGGTTGGCAGGGCCCCCTAGTCAAGTACTCTCTTCGGACTTGATCTTGAATAGAAATATCAAACTCTTCAATTGATTTTCGTAATCCAGGATCACTAACAATATCATTTACATTTAATTCCACATGAGATTGAATTTCCACAACTTCACTAATATTAGGATCATTGGAAGAACTCTCACGAAAACGTTTAGGTTTAAAAAACCTCTCcataatctacataaataaataattaaaaataaagtcatgcatatgatgtaattaaattaatattcacaaatcacaattaatttaaaccctaaacccctaatttaaattaacataaaaaagtaaaaaaataagaatggtaaaaaaaaaaagggcagaaATCGCAATTGACTACTAGAAGCTGATGTATACATACaaaggaacaaaaaaaaaaaaaaagggtagaTATCGATGAAACATAGGATCTGATTTGTTCATCAACAATTTCATATCAAGAGAATATAGAGGCTCATTCCTAACTCAGCAGGTGAACAACAAAGTAGCAGAGGAAAAGCTAAGGAATACACTAACCTCGTACAAAGGCCTGTCCCTGGAGGCGGTTCCGTCTTCGACACGTTCGCCTCTTGTCCTCTTCAACTGAATCAACTGCAGCGGATCAAAGCACCGAACATAGGGTTAGCTTTACGAAGATGTGCAGGGAGGATAGGCAAAAGATGAGGGCTTCGATTGAGGGGTTGAGCGAAAAATAACCTGCTCTTCCGATACGAAGTTAACCATGCGAAGCGGCGCTACCGCCGACTCGTCCGCCATCGCTGCAAAAAAACCTATTGGTTATTTGGGCTTGGGCTGCCAAGTGAagtctttaaattttatttaaaaaaattaaaaaaaaaaaaagaaagatgaaAATGTCGTTGCTTCTATTTTCGTCATGTGGCTGTCGGAACTCGGACGCCGATCACGCCGAACACGCCGAAGACCAAACTTCTCATGCCAGACTCCCCTTTACCTCTTTCTCCAGTAAATTTTAGCGAGGGCTTCAGCCCCCTCCAGCCCTCGCCTAGATCCGcccctgtatatatatatatatatatatatatcagaatCGATCTGTTGCGGTGAGAGTCCTGCGGTTTTCGTGCGGCACGCTTATGTGGCGAGTTCCACGTCACCCGCGTGAGAAGTTATAAGCAGAATCGCGTCAAACTTCTCCTCGCGCGATTCTTCACCACGAAACCTAGCCACTCCTCCCTCTCCGAATCGCCGAACGCGCCTCCCTCTCCGAATCGCCGAAGCACCCCTCTCGCCGCAAATGCGCCTCTCTCTCGCTGAAGCTACGGGACCAGACGTACGACTCTCTCTCACAGCGAGCCCTTTTCAACCGTGAGCTCTCCCTCGCCGTGAGCTCTCCAAATCGCCCATCACCCATCCCTCTCGCGCCGAAGCTAGGATCTACGACTCTCTCTCTAGCCAAAGCGC encodes the following:
- the LOC122044148 gene encoding zinc finger MYM-type protein 1-like — translated: MADESAVAPLRMVNFVSEEQLIQLKRTRGERVEDGTASRDRPLYEIMERFFKPKRFRESSSNDPNISEVVEIQSHVELNVNDIVSDPGLRKSIEEFDISIQDQVRREYLTRGPCQPIGHMYPKRTFDSCHNHARVQFESFQDQRHSVSNILRAHGRDIEVSYRTRLTAMLDVTRFLLKQGLSFRGHDESSNSLNRGNFLELLQWYSQRNEEVSKVVNQNAPGNNQMISPTIQKDLTHACASEITLSIIKDIGNNVFSLMVDESRDISVKEQMGVVLRYVNKRGQVIERFLAIVHVSDTSSRSLKDAIDALFVKHGLSLSRLRGQGYDGASNMRGEFNGLKYLILQENPYARYIHCFSHKLQLVIVAVAKSNLNASGFFNYVTMIVNTTGASCKRRDQLRQIEHDRIVAMLEGGDISTGSGKNQEINLVRPGDTRWGSHYLTLGRLLSMWPSVIQVLENICDDSSSFDSRGVAKSLIQKMENYEFVFMLHLMKMILGMTHELSLVLQQKDQNIVQAISLIESVKGQFQIFREEGWHIIIDKVNTFCEFNDIPVSEMKDNCLISGRSRRRKQVITNLHYYRVEIFYQVVDLVIQEMNTRFSEVSTELLSCIACLHPRNSFSEFNVQKLVRLCDLYPEDFSTNDCIVIEQQLQNFIHNIRQDPNFSGIEDLGSFAQKIVETLKNQAYPLVYRLIEMTLVLPVATASVERVFSAMKMIKTDLRNRMGDEWMNDSLVVYIEKDIFSTIENEQILQRFQNMKSRRMQLPPLSYPTTT